The proteins below are encoded in one region of Desulfomicrobium apsheronum:
- a CDS encoding hemerythrin domain-containing protein, with protein MKSVQDLMNEHEGIQLMLSILQNVAKKIVSGKNIPAEELKGIMEFLTVFVDKCHHGKEEDFLFPALEAAGIARDGGPIGVMLQEHERGRRHIADMKKALGDFTSSGINAAEFEKAVEEYVSLLNQHIFKENSVLFQMAEKVLSADEDKKLFDNFEKLEVERIGLGKHEEFHALMDTLADKYR; from the coding sequence ATGAAATCTGTACAAGATCTTATGAACGAACACGAAGGCATTCAGTTGATGCTTTCCATTTTGCAAAATGTGGCGAAAAAAATAGTTTCTGGAAAGAATATTCCTGCTGAAGAATTGAAAGGAATCATGGAGTTTCTGACCGTCTTTGTAGACAAATGTCATCACGGGAAAGAAGAGGATTTTTTGTTTCCGGCGCTTGAAGCTGCGGGAATAGCCAGAGATGGTGGACCGATCGGTGTCATGCTGCAAGAGCACGAGCGTGGACGACGACATATTGCAGATATGAAAAAAGCACTGGGAGATTTCACATCAAGCGGCATCAATGCTGCTGAATTTGAGAAAGCTGTGGAAGAATATGTTTCTTTATTGAATCAGCATATTTTTAAAGAAAACAGTGTATTGTTTCAAATGGCTGAAAAAGTCTTGAGTGCCGACGAAGACAAAAAATTGTTCGATAATTTTGAAAAACTTGAAGTTGAGCGTATTGGTCTAGGGAAGCATGAAGAATTTCATGCATTGATGGACACACTTGCAGACAAATACAGGTAG
- the hcp gene encoding hydroxylamine reductase, translating into MFCFQCQETAKNTGCTVKGMCGKPEETANLQDLLIFVLRGIAVYGEKLKELGQPDRSNDDFVLQGLFATITNANWDDARFVAMIQDGLARRDKLKNSFLAAYKAKHGKDFTDPLPEAATWTGSSSAFAEKAKSVGILSTANEDVRSLRELLIIGLKGVAAYAEHAAVLGFRKAEIDDFMLEALASTTKDLSVDEMVALVMKAGGMAVTTMALLDEANTTTYGNPEITQVNIGVGKNPGILISGHDLKDMAELLKQTEGTGVDVYTHGEMLPANYYPAFKKYPHFVGNYGGSWWQQNPEFESFNGPILLTTNCLVPLKKENTYLDRLYTTGVVGYEGAKHIADRPAGGAKDFSALIAQAKKCPPPVEIETGSIVGGFAHHQVLALADKVVEAVKSGAIKRFVVMAGCDGRQKSRSYYTEVAENLPKDTVILTAGCAKYRYNKLNLGDIGGIPRVLDAGQCNDSYSLAVIALKLKEVFGLDDINDLPVSYDIAWYEQKAVAVLLALLFLGVKGIRLGPTLPAFLSPNVAKVLVENFNIKPIGTVQDDIAAMMAGK; encoded by the coding sequence ATGTTTTGCTTCCAGTGTCAGGAAACAGCGAAGAATACGGGCTGCACGGTCAAAGGCATGTGCGGCAAGCCGGAAGAAACCGCCAATCTACAGGATTTGCTCATTTTTGTGCTGCGTGGCATCGCCGTTTATGGCGAAAAATTAAAGGAGTTGGGACAGCCCGACCGCTCTAATGACGATTTCGTGCTTCAGGGATTATTTGCGACAATCACCAATGCTAACTGGGATGATGCCCGTTTTGTGGCCATGATCCAGGATGGCCTGGCTCGTCGTGACAAACTGAAAAATTCCTTCCTGGCCGCCTACAAGGCCAAGCACGGCAAGGATTTCACCGACCCGCTGCCTGAAGCAGCGACCTGGACCGGAAGCTCTTCCGCTTTTGCCGAAAAGGCCAAGAGCGTAGGCATCCTGTCCACCGCCAACGAGGATGTGCGTTCCCTGCGCGAGCTGCTGATAATCGGCCTCAAAGGCGTGGCCGCCTATGCCGAGCACGCTGCGGTGCTGGGCTTCCGCAAGGCCGAAATCGACGACTTCATGCTTGAGGCCCTGGCTTCAACGACCAAGGATCTGTCCGTGGATGAAATGGTCGCGCTGGTCATGAAGGCCGGCGGCATGGCCGTAACCACCATGGCCCTGCTGGACGAGGCCAACACTACTACCTACGGCAACCCGGAAATCACCCAGGTCAACATCGGCGTGGGCAAGAACCCCGGCATCCTCATCAGCGGCCATGACCTGAAGGATATGGCCGAGTTGCTGAAGCAGACCGAGGGCACAGGCGTGGACGTTTACACCCACGGCGAAATGCTTCCCGCCAACTATTATCCGGCGTTCAAGAAGTACCCGCATTTCGTGGGGAACTACGGCGGCTCCTGGTGGCAGCAGAATCCCGAATTCGAGTCCTTCAACGGCCCCATCCTGCTGACCACAAACTGTCTGGTGCCGCTCAAAAAAGAGAACACCTATCTGGACCGTCTCTACACCACTGGCGTGGTTGGGTATGAAGGGGCCAAGCACATCGCTGACCGGCCTGCGGGAGGAGCCAAGGATTTCTCGGCGCTGATCGCACAGGCCAAGAAATGTCCTCCGCCCGTTGAGATCGAGACTGGTAGCATCGTCGGCGGTTTCGCCCATCATCAGGTACTAGCCTTGGCCGACAAGGTGGTTGAGGCTGTCAAGTCCGGCGCGATCAAGCGCTTTGTGGTCATGGCCGGGTGTGATGGTCGGCAGAAGTCTCGTTCCTATTACACTGAAGTGGCCGAAAATTTGCCCAAGGACACCGTGATCTTGACGGCCGGTTGCGCCAAGTACCGCTATAACAAACTGAATCTCGGTGACATCGGTGGCATTCCACGTGTGCTGGACGCAGGGCAGTGCAACGATTCCTATTCCCTGGCCGTCATTGCTCTGAAACTCAAAGAAGTCTTCGGCCTGGATGACATCAACGATCTGCCCGTATCTTACGATATCGCCTGGTACGAGCAGAAGGCCGTGGCCGTGCTTCTGGCCCTCCTATTCTTAGGTGTGAAGGGAATCCGCCTCGGACCCACGCTTCCGGCATTCCTGTCCCCGAACGTGGCCAAGGTACTGGTTGAAAATTTCAACATCAAACCAATCGGAACAGTGCAGGATGACATCGCGGCCATGATGGCGGGTAAATAG
- a CDS encoding DUF488 domain-containing protein, whose translation MCIAIKRVYDPIGDDGRRILVDRLWPRGVSKDSLKGLWIKEVSPSTELRKWFDHQPTKWLEFKRRYFAELDSRAESVEKIVNFVQDGSVTLLYSSKNKELNHAVALLEHLNCIIKK comes from the coding sequence ATGTGTATTGCAATCAAAAGGGTTTACGATCCCATCGGTGATGACGGCAGGCGTATTCTAGTGGACCGCCTTTGGCCACGCGGGGTGAGTAAAGACAGCCTTAAGGGCTTGTGGATCAAGGAGGTTTCCCCGAGCACTGAGTTGCGAAAATGGTTTGATCATCAACCAACCAAATGGCTGGAGTTCAAAAGACGATATTTTGCTGAGTTGGATTCCCGGGCGGAATCCGTCGAAAAGATTGTCAACTTTGTTCAGGATGGGAGCGTGACTCTTTTATATTCCAGCAAAAATAAAGAGTTGAATCACGCGGTCGCATTGCTTGAACATTTGAACTGTATTATAAAGAAGTGA
- a CDS encoding type III secretion system chaperone, producing the protein MTASEMVQHIGKRLGIPELCLNELGLCRIRLNDSIVIDFEEDDTKNWLHVFAALTDDAASLSRDTLLKLFRAHYLFNDTGHSSFGLDAGDRLCLFMRAPTSEMAEELWVEMFEAFFSTYLEWKEKLSGWATEYPLPGDELPDLPPSTFIRV; encoded by the coding sequence ATGACTGCAAGCGAAATGGTGCAACATATAGGCAAACGTCTCGGCATCCCCGAGTTATGCCTGAATGAACTAGGGCTTTGTAGAATCAGGCTGAACGATAGCATCGTCATTGATTTTGAAGAAGACGACACCAAGAATTGGTTGCACGTTTTTGCCGCGCTGACGGACGATGCCGCGAGCCTGTCGCGTGATACGTTGCTTAAACTGTTCCGGGCGCATTACCTTTTTAACGATACGGGCCACTCCTCTTTCGGGCTGGACGCTGGCGACCGGCTGTGCCTCTTCATGCGTGCGCCGACTTCGGAAATGGCGGAAGAACTCTGGGTGGAAATGTTTGAAGCCTTTTTTTCCACGTATCTCGAATGGAAAGAAAAGTTGTCCGGCTGGGCAACTGAGTATCCTTTACCCGGCGACGAATTGCCCGATCTGCCGCCCAGTACTTTTATCAGAGTCTGA
- a CDS encoding diguanylate cyclase, which translates to MNIRISVRTKLFLSHILIVVFIAGTAGTYFYLSAVESLMNGLKERLQASAGLISQTLDAEVLRHIRAEEDTVSPEYAATLDQLRTLKRMNPDIAFLYVMRLEAEKVFFIIDSDETNAQALPGKNYDHDLPTLRRGFTSMIVDDEISTDEWGSFLSGYAPIKNAKGQYLVGIDMRADQVREKYSALRISGAVSLFAAILLAFILARILANRFMMPIRVSISRCSSIAEGRYDEQLDIQTNDELDRLIEAINKMSSSLSLSQRTTQAAVNSLHQAKNELEIRVRQRTADLSEVNNKLSQEVAERLVAQKALQAAATIDPLTRLFNRRVIQERLDLEVARNSRQNTPFTLIIVDLDHFKMINDTHGHDAGDSILVETGVRMKGIIRGQDTLARWGGEEFMMLLPDTDAAGGLEVAEKVRVRIADTTYYFAGQEIRITASFGVAQYDGDLDRATMAADKALYQAKSLGRNRVVLADAES; encoded by the coding sequence GTGAACATCCGCATTTCCGTCCGCACCAAACTGTTTCTGAGTCACATTCTCATAGTCGTATTCATCGCCGGCACTGCGGGGACGTATTTCTACCTGAGCGCTGTGGAAAGCCTCATGAATGGGCTCAAGGAGCGCCTTCAGGCCAGCGCGGGTCTCATTAGCCAGACTCTTGACGCCGAGGTTTTGCGTCACATTCGTGCCGAGGAAGATACGGTCAGTCCCGAATACGCGGCCACCCTCGATCAGTTGCGCACCCTCAAACGCATGAACCCTGACATCGCCTTCCTTTACGTGATGCGCCTTGAAGCAGAAAAGGTCTTTTTCATCATTGACTCCGACGAAACCAACGCGCAGGCCCTGCCAGGCAAGAACTACGACCACGATCTGCCGACCCTGCGAAGGGGCTTCACGTCCATGATCGTCGACGACGAGATCTCCACCGACGAATGGGGTTCGTTTCTATCTGGCTACGCTCCTATCAAAAACGCCAAGGGGCAGTATCTGGTGGGCATCGACATGCGTGCCGACCAGGTGCGCGAGAAATACAGCGCCCTGCGCATCTCCGGCGCTGTCTCGTTATTCGCGGCGATTCTCCTGGCCTTCATCCTGGCCCGAATCCTGGCCAACCGATTCATGATGCCCATACGCGTATCCATCTCCCGCTGTTCCTCCATCGCTGAGGGCCGCTACGACGAGCAGCTCGACATCCAGACCAATGATGAACTCGACAGGCTCATTGAGGCCATCAATAAAATGTCGAGCAGTCTGTCCCTGTCCCAGCGCACGACACAAGCGGCCGTCAACTCCTTGCACCAGGCCAAGAATGAATTGGAGATCCGGGTTCGTCAGCGCACCGCCGATCTCTCGGAAGTCAACAACAAGCTCAGCCAGGAAGTGGCCGAACGCCTTGTCGCGCAAAAGGCTTTACAGGCGGCAGCGACCATCGATCCCCTGACTCGTCTGTTCAACCGCCGGGTCATCCAGGAGCGGCTCGACCTCGAAGTGGCCCGTAACAGCAGGCAGAACACGCCCTTCACGCTCATCATCGTGGACTTGGATCACTTCAAAATGATTAACGACACTCACGGTCACGATGCCGGGGACAGCATCCTGGTGGAAACGGGAGTGCGCATGAAAGGCATCATCCGGGGGCAGGATACGCTGGCCCGATGGGGCGGAGAGGAATTCATGATGCTTCTGCCGGATACCGACGCGGCAGGAGGACTGGAGGTCGCCGAGAAGGTCCGCGTGCGCATCGCCGACACGACATACTATTTTGCGGGCCAGGAAATCCGGATTACGGCGAGTTTTGGAGTGGCTCAGTATGATGGAGATTTAGACAGAGCGACCATGGCCGCTGACAAGGCCCTCTATCAGGCCAAGAGTCTGGGCAGGAATCGGGTCGTGCTGGCCGACGCAGAAAGTTGA
- a CDS encoding tyrosine-type recombinase/integrase: MPSRNREKTRYPGVYYVIGTGADGKPERVYYIVYRRDGKLIEEKAGYQGRDDMTEARAARLRAERIDGKSDSNKIRRKKIKAEREADDNRWTLSKLWAEYKNSKVDFKGIKTDESRFKRYLEVPFGHKEPDEIAPLDVDRVRVMMLKSKSPQTVKNTLELFRRIINFGVKMHLCSRLPFTIEFPKPDNHKTEDLTPAEMERLFKAIAEDTNIQAAGIMKAALFTGMRRGEIFKLKWSDLDFDKGFIFIRDPKGGKDQRIPMNEAARQLFLNHPRTGSEFVFPGRNGGLRKDVKHQTARIKRRAGLPEDFRALHGLRHVYASMLASSGQVDIYTLQKLLTHKSPQMTQRYAHLRDEALKRAAEVAGSLFANIEEQSNSIDIENPKTA, from the coding sequence ATGCCATCACGAAATCGCGAAAAAACGCGCTATCCGGGCGTCTATTACGTCATCGGCACTGGCGCGGACGGAAAGCCGGAACGAGTCTACTACATCGTATACCGAAGGGATGGAAAACTGATCGAAGAGAAAGCTGGCTACCAAGGCCGTGACGACATGACCGAAGCCAGGGCTGCTCGCTTACGGGCCGAGCGCATAGATGGAAAATCCGACTCAAACAAAATCCGTCGCAAGAAGATCAAGGCAGAGAGAGAAGCGGACGACAATCGCTGGACGCTCTCAAAACTGTGGGCTGAGTACAAGAATAGCAAAGTTGACTTTAAAGGAATCAAGACCGACGAGAGCAGATTCAAACGCTATCTAGAAGTACCTTTCGGGCACAAGGAGCCCGATGAAATTGCTCCACTGGATGTGGATAGAGTTCGAGTGATGATGCTCAAATCAAAAAGTCCGCAAACTGTTAAAAATACACTTGAATTGTTTCGTCGTATTATTAATTTTGGCGTAAAAATGCACTTATGCTCTCGCTTGCCTTTTACCATTGAGTTTCCAAAACCAGACAATCATAAAACTGAAGATCTAACACCTGCCGAAATGGAACGACTGTTCAAGGCGATTGCTGAAGATACAAACATACAAGCCGCAGGGATAATGAAAGCAGCCCTTTTCACAGGGATGCGTCGTGGAGAAATATTCAAGCTCAAATGGTCTGATTTAGATTTCGATAAAGGCTTCATCTTTATCCGCGATCCAAAAGGCGGAAAGGACCAGCGGATTCCAATGAACGAAGCAGCCAGGCAACTGTTTCTAAACCACCCCAGAACAGGCAGTGAGTTTGTCTTCCCAGGCCGCAATGGTGGCTTGAGAAAAGATGTCAAACATCAAACAGCACGAATAAAACGCCGCGCCGGACTTCCTGAAGATTTTCGAGCACTGCATGGACTCAGGCATGTGTACGCTTCAATGTTAGCCAGTTCTGGTCAAGTTGATATATATACACTACAAAAGCTATTGACACACAAATCTCCGCAAATGACACAGCGCTACGCACATCTTCGCGATGAAGCTCTTAAGCGAGCAGCTGAAGTGGCGGGAAGTTTATTTGCAAATATTGAAGAGCAAAGCAATTCGATAGATATTGAAAATCCAAAAACTGCATAA
- a CDS encoding nitric-oxide reductase large subunit yields the protein MISPKVKAVFFFCLALTFGVLIFGGYAINKEKPPIPAKVLDHSGSTLFTGEDVIGGQNYFYSRGGQHIGTIWGHGAYLAPDWSADFLHRMGLFLAARHNGLDAPQAGTFTHDDFKKMDPAEQARLQVLVTQEMKKNRYDPLTGVLTLTEFQTEAFKALTGYYTELFQNGNDRMGLQPGIVRTAEEGRLVTVFFAWLSWAAGTQRLDAEHTYTTNWPYDPLVGNEPLPDFLIWSIVSVILLIFGIAGALFVYQRYVGQDEYGNTLKLDFPEPKPTSSQKATLIYFLTAIALFTLQLGLGAVTAHFTVEGNSFFGIPIASFLPYAAVRTWHIQLSIFFIATCFLAAGLFIGPFVGKEPKGQAFWVVVLFGALVVVVLGTLGGTWLSVSGFFDGDGFMFGHQGYEFIELGRVWQLLLIVGMIIWLVLVWRAIRPAVQSETDGGGLTHMLLYSSVSIPLFYMAGLLYGKGSHLSDAEYWRWWVVHLWVEGFFEVFATVVMAFLLSHIGAVSKKFALTSVYFIVFLYLGSGVIGTFHHLYWSGSPTIVIALGAVFSALEVVPLSLLGFEAAHNLRVVDEGGKGYAYKWPIYFFVAVAFWNLVGAGVFGFLINPPIVLYYAQGINTTPIHSHGALFGVYGMLAISLMLFSVRHIVTKASWSDSLLKWSFWGLNGGLAGMMVFSLIPSGFFQFYHAVKEGLWFARSPEITSHEFIRTVTWMRMLPDVIFAVGAFSLLLFLLRSIWLSFLKKS from the coding sequence ATGATAAGTCCAAAGGTAAAGGCTGTTTTCTTTTTTTGTCTCGCGTTGACATTTGGAGTCCTGATTTTTGGCGGTTACGCCATCAACAAGGAAAAACCACCCATTCCCGCCAAGGTTCTGGATCACTCAGGGAGCACCCTGTTCACAGGCGAGGACGTCATCGGTGGACAGAATTATTTTTACAGCAGGGGCGGGCAGCATATCGGAACCATCTGGGGGCACGGAGCGTATCTGGCACCCGATTGGTCGGCCGACTTCCTGCACCGCATGGGTCTTTTTCTTGCCGCTCGGCACAATGGGCTGGACGCTCCCCAGGCCGGTACGTTCACCCATGATGACTTCAAGAAAATGGACCCTGCCGAACAAGCCCGGCTCCAGGTCCTGGTTACGCAGGAAATGAAGAAAAACCGTTACGATCCGCTCACCGGAGTGCTGACTCTGACGGAATTTCAGACCGAAGCGTTCAAAGCCTTGACCGGATATTACACAGAGCTTTTTCAGAACGGAAACGACCGTATGGGCCTGCAACCTGGAATCGTCAGGACGGCCGAGGAGGGCCGCTTGGTGACGGTCTTCTTCGCATGGCTGTCTTGGGCCGCCGGGACGCAGCGTCTTGACGCCGAGCACACCTACACGACCAACTGGCCCTACGACCCTCTGGTCGGAAACGAACCCTTGCCGGACTTTCTCATTTGGTCCATCGTCAGCGTCATCCTGCTCATTTTCGGCATTGCAGGAGCCTTGTTCGTCTACCAGCGCTATGTCGGCCAGGACGAATACGGGAACACGCTCAAACTTGATTTCCCAGAACCGAAGCCGACTTCGAGTCAGAAAGCGACACTCATTTACTTTCTGACCGCAATCGCGCTTTTTACCTTGCAACTGGGGCTTGGCGCGGTGACGGCCCACTTCACCGTGGAAGGCAATTCGTTTTTCGGCATCCCTATCGCCTCTTTTCTGCCGTATGCGGCAGTGAGAACGTGGCACATCCAGTTGTCCATCTTTTTCATCGCCACGTGTTTCCTGGCAGCGGGCCTCTTTATCGGGCCGTTTGTCGGCAAGGAACCAAAAGGGCAGGCTTTTTGGGTGGTCGTCCTCTTCGGGGCGCTGGTGGTCGTCGTGCTGGGCACTTTGGGCGGCACCTGGCTTTCCGTCTCCGGATTTTTCGATGGCGACGGATTCATGTTCGGCCACCAAGGGTACGAGTTCATCGAGCTTGGCCGCGTCTGGCAGCTCCTGCTCATCGTCGGCATGATCATCTGGCTCGTTCTCGTCTGGCGGGCCATACGCCCGGCCGTGCAGAGCGAGACGGACGGCGGTGGGCTTACGCACATGCTCCTGTACAGCTCGGTGTCCATTCCGCTCTTCTACATGGCGGGGCTGCTCTATGGGAAGGGGAGCCACCTCTCGGACGCGGAATACTGGCGGTGGTGGGTCGTGCATCTTTGGGTTGAGGGCTTTTTCGAGGTCTTCGCCACGGTGGTCATGGCTTTCCTGCTTTCGCACATCGGTGCGGTCAGCAAGAAATTTGCCCTGACCAGCGTGTACTTCATCGTCTTCTTGTATCTCGGCAGCGGAGTCATCGGCACCTTCCATCACCTGTACTGGAGCGGTTCGCCGACCATCGTCATCGCCCTCGGAGCGGTGTTTTCGGCTTTGGAGGTCGTTCCCCTCTCGCTCTTGGGGTTTGAGGCCGCACACAACCTCAGGGTCGTGGACGAAGGTGGCAAGGGATACGCCTACAAATGGCCCATATACTTCTTCGTGGCTGTGGCGTTCTGGAATCTCGTCGGGGCAGGCGTGTTCGGCTTCCTGATCAATCCGCCCATCGTCCTCTACTATGCCCAGGGCATCAACACCACGCCGATCCATTCGCACGGGGCGCTCTTTGGCGTGTACGGCATGCTCGCCATCTCCCTGATGCTCTTCTCCGTGAGGCATATCGTCACGAAGGCCTCCTGGTCGGACAGCCTCCTGAAATGGAGCTTCTGGGGGCTCAACGGCGGCTTGGCGGGCATGATGGTCTTCAGCCTCATTCCGTCAGGCTTTTTTCAGTTCTACCACGCCGTCAAGGAAGGCCTGTGGTTTGCGCGTAGCCCTGAAATCACGTCCCACGAATTTATCCGCACCGTGACATGGATGCGCATGCTGCCGGATGTGATATTTGCGGTGGGCGCATTCTCGTTGTTGCTCTTCCTGCTGCGTTCAATCTGGCTGAGTTTCTTGAAAAAATCATAG
- a CDS encoding FprA family A-type flavoprotein, protein MRKVAESVCWVGAVDWDRRLFDSLVPLPDGTTYNAYLVEGSEKTALIDAVDPDMVDTLLGHLDGVEKLDYVISQHAEQDHSGTIALVLDLYPEATVVTNAKAKSMLMDLLLIPEDKFIVVGDGETLSLGDKTLTFILTPWVHWPETMSTYLAEDKILFSGDFFGSHIATSDLFVRDQGRVLEAAKRYFGEIMMPFRTIIAKNLEKLSPYDIRMIAPSHGQIYDSPGWIVDAYKDWVSGVAHNLVALPFVSMHGSTRLMVDHLAAALSERDVRVELFNLAVTDIGKLAMSLVDAGSIVLGTPTVLVGPHPMAAYAAFLANALRPKAKYLSIVGSYGWGGKTVETLAGMIPNLKVEVLDPVLCKGLPSDDTYGALDRLADAIAAKHKESGFQG, encoded by the coding sequence ATGAGAAAAGTTGCAGAATCAGTGTGTTGGGTTGGCGCAGTGGATTGGGATAGGCGTCTTTTCGACTCTTTGGTTCCTCTTCCCGACGGGACGACCTACAATGCCTACCTTGTGGAAGGCAGCGAGAAAACAGCGCTCATTGACGCGGTGGATCCCGATATGGTCGACACCTTGCTTGGACATCTGGATGGGGTGGAAAAGCTCGACTATGTCATTTCCCAGCATGCCGAGCAGGATCATTCCGGGACCATTGCCTTAGTGCTGGACCTGTACCCGGAGGCCACGGTCGTCACCAACGCTAAGGCCAAGTCTATGCTCATGGATCTTTTGCTCATCCCCGAGGACAAATTCATCGTGGTCGGGGATGGCGAAACCCTTTCCCTTGGTGACAAGACTCTCACATTCATTCTCACGCCTTGGGTGCACTGGCCGGAAACCATGTCCACCTACTTGGCCGAAGACAAGATTCTGTTCAGTGGCGACTTTTTTGGCTCGCACATAGCCACGAGCGATCTCTTCGTGCGCGACCAAGGTCGGGTGCTTGAAGCCGCCAAACGCTATTTCGGCGAGATCATGATGCCGTTTCGGACCATAATCGCTAAGAACCTGGAAAAACTTAGTCCATACGACATCCGCATGATCGCCCCGAGTCACGGCCAGATCTACGATAGCCCCGGCTGGATTGTGGACGCCTACAAGGACTGGGTTTCAGGCGTGGCGCACAACCTGGTGGCCTTGCCCTTTGTGTCCATGCACGGCAGCACGAGGCTCATGGTCGACCACTTGGCGGCGGCCTTGTCCGAACGCGATGTGCGGGTGGAACTCTTTAATCTTGCCGTGACCGACATCGGCAAGTTGGCCATGTCTCTGGTGGATGCTGGCTCCATCGTGCTCGGTACTCCCACGGTGCTTGTCGGTCCGCATCCCATGGCCGCCTACGCAGCATTTCTGGCCAACGCCTTGCGACCCAAGGCCAAATACTTGTCCATAGTCGGTTCATATGGATGGGGCGGCAAGACAGTCGAGACACTGGCCGGCATGATACCCAATCTGAAGGTTGAGGTGCTGGATCCTGTGCTTTGCAAGGGTTTGCCAAGCGACGACACGTACGGCGCATTGGATCGTCTGGCGGATGCCATTGCCGCCAAGCATAAGGAAAGCGGCTTTCAGGGGTAG
- a CDS encoding RNA polymerase sigma factor — protein MTDEELMLSYAAGDMEAFEELYGRHKSRVFGFLMGKLKDRGEAEDTFQAIFSKLHQNRHRYRPDIPFLPWLFTISRNAVIDHVRKKAARRKYMTDSGYPVESYADPDQGLGSMDEVLSELSGLSESQRRALELRFSHGLTFAEIAERMQTSADNSRQIISRAVRKLRSLIAGRGGKHEED, from the coding sequence TTGACCGACGAAGAACTCATGTTGTCGTATGCCGCTGGCGATATGGAGGCTTTCGAGGAGCTGTACGGGCGACACAAGAGCCGGGTCTTCGGGTTTCTGATGGGCAAGCTCAAGGATCGGGGCGAGGCCGAGGACACGTTCCAGGCGATTTTTTCCAAGCTCCATCAAAACCGGCATCGATATCGGCCGGACATTCCGTTTTTGCCCTGGCTCTTCACGATATCCAGGAACGCGGTGATCGACCATGTCCGCAAGAAGGCCGCCCGCAGGAAGTACATGACGGACTCGGGGTATCCCGTGGAATCCTATGCGGACCCCGACCAGGGCCTCGGCTCCATGGATGAGGTCCTGTCCGAACTCTCGGGATTGAGCGAGAGCCAGCGTCGGGCACTGGAATTGCGATTCAGCCACGGATTGACCTTTGCCGAAATAGCCGAGCGCATGCAGACTTCGGCGGACAATTCCCGCCAGATCATTAGCAGGGCCGTTCGCAAGCTGCGGAGCCTCATTGCGGGCAGGGGAGGGAAACATGAAGAGGATTGA
- a CDS encoding DUF6448 family protein: MNSLNNGIKGFLTVASFALALLIAPQIAQAHCDTLDGPVVSDARTALADGDVTPVLKWVKADDEPEIRKAFEKTLSVRKLDAGARDLADTYFFETLVRVHRAGEGAPYTGLKAAGAVEPVVAKADLALEQGNGAELAQTIAAHVEKGILERFGHANETKKHANDSVDAGREHVEAYVTYVHYVEGIVKAVHGGAHHGEQAASIDHQH; this comes from the coding sequence ATGAACTCGCTGAACAACGGCATCAAAGGATTCTTGACGGTGGCATCGTTTGCTCTGGCGCTCCTGATCGCGCCTCAAATCGCCCAGGCCCATTGCGACACCCTCGATGGCCCGGTGGTGTCCGACGCCCGGACCGCCCTGGCAGACGGAGATGTCACCCCGGTCCTCAAATGGGTCAAGGCCGACGACGAACCGGAAATCCGCAAAGCCTTCGAAAAGACCTTGTCCGTGCGCAAACTCGACGCCGGAGCGCGTGACCTGGCGGATACCTATTTCTTTGAAACCCTGGTCAGGGTCCATCGCGCAGGCGAAGGTGCCCCCTACACCGGGCTCAAGGCGGCCGGCGCCGTCGAGCCCGTGGTCGCCAAGGCGGACCTGGCGTTGGAGCAGGGAAACGGCGCAGAACTGGCCCAGACCATCGCCGCCCACGTCGAAAAGGGAATCCTCGAACGCTTCGGGCATGCCAACGAAACGAAAAAGCACGCCAACGACAGCGTCGATGCCGGCCGGGAGCATGTCGAGGCGTACGTCACCTATGTTCATTACGTCGAGGGGATCGTGAAGGCGGTCCACGGCGGGGCCCATCATGGCGAACAGGCCGCGTCCATCGATCATCAGCATTGA